One region of Brachyhypopomus gauderio isolate BG-103 chromosome 9, BGAUD_0.2, whole genome shotgun sequence genomic DNA includes:
- the vgll2a gene encoding transcription cofactor vestigial-like protein 2a isoform X3, which produces MSCLDVMYQVYPPPQSYFTTYSPYHHQKLAFYSKMQEAQETMSGGSFSNLSAPTIKEEDCAREKDHPPEAEYINSRCVLFTYFQGDISSVVDEHFSRALSQASNYAPSPASNKSARSGASSWKDGSFPMSQRSFPPSFWNSTYQPSVTASLSSALGASHAELPFPGDPYSTASLHGHLHQATPEPWHPTHPHHHPPYSLGGAIGTQGSAYPRPSVHDMYGTHFDPRYGSLLVPSVRPHRLPPTTVSAPGPSPCDIGKSEPASSAWTGAFAGTGSEMGQGLSLNVDAARRYALCSGSILS; this is translated from the exons ATGAGCTGCTTGGATGTAATGTACCAAGTGTACCCGCCACCTCAGTCCTACTTTACAACTTACAGCCCCTACCACCATCAG AAACTGGCATTTTATTCGAAAATGCAAGAAGCGCAAGAAACGATGAGCGGAGGTTCTTTCTCCAACCTGTCCGCCCCAACGATAAAGGAGGAAGACTGCGCGCGCGAGAAGGACCATCCGCCCGAGGCCGAGTACATCAATTCGAGATGTGTTCTCTTCACCTACTTTCAGGGAGACATCAGTTCTGTGGTGGATGAACATTTCAGTCGGGCTCTGAGCCAAGCCAGCAACTACGCCCCGAGTCCCGCCAGCAACAAGTCTGCACGGAGCGGCGCATCTTCCTGGAAAG aCGGATCATTCCCAATGAGCCAGAGAAGTTTTCCTCCTTCGTTCTGGAACAGTACGTACCAGCCGTCGGTCACGGCGTCTCTGAGCAGCGCTCTCGGGGCGTCCCACGCTGAGCTCCCCTTCCCGGGCGATCCCTACTCCACGGCTTCCCTACACGGCCACCTCCACCAGGCCACGCCGGAGCCCTGGCATCCCACCCACCCGCACCACCACCCCCCGTACTCGCTCGGGGGCGCCATTGGCACGCAGGGCTCGGCGTATCCCCGGCCCTCCGTGCATGACATGTATGGGACGCATTTCGACCCGCGCTACGGATCGCTGCTGGTCCCCTCGGTGCGGCCGCACAGGCTGCCCCCCACCACGGTGTCCGCCCCTGGACCCTCGCCCTGTGACATTGGCAAGAGTGAGCCGGCCAGTTCTGCGTGGACTGGAGCCTTCGCGGGGACGGGCTCCGAAATGGGCCAGGGCCTCAGCCTGAATGTGGACGCAG CTCGGCGATACGCACTGTGCAGCGGGAGCATCCTGAGCTGA
- the vgll2a gene encoding transcription cofactor vestigial-like protein 2a isoform X4 yields MSCLDVMYQVYPPPQSYFTTYSPYHHQGDISSVVDEHFSRALSQASNYAPSPASNKSARSGASSWKDGSFPMSQRSFPPSFWNSTYQPSVTASLSSALGASHAELPFPGDPYSTASLHGHLHQATPEPWHPTHPHHHPPYSLGGAIGTQGSAYPRPSVHDMYGTHFDPRYGSLLVPSVRPHRLPPTTVSAPGPSPCDIGKSEPASSAWTGAFAGTGSEMGQGLSLNVDAASKLSAPPKQTHVQKETKRTSTSFEDT; encoded by the exons ATGAGCTGCTTGGATGTAATGTACCAAGTGTACCCGCCACCTCAGTCCTACTTTACAACTTACAGCCCCTACCACCATCAG GGAGACATCAGTTCTGTGGTGGATGAACATTTCAGTCGGGCTCTGAGCCAAGCCAGCAACTACGCCCCGAGTCCCGCCAGCAACAAGTCTGCACGGAGCGGCGCATCTTCCTGGAAAG aCGGATCATTCCCAATGAGCCAGAGAAGTTTTCCTCCTTCGTTCTGGAACAGTACGTACCAGCCGTCGGTCACGGCGTCTCTGAGCAGCGCTCTCGGGGCGTCCCACGCTGAGCTCCCCTTCCCGGGCGATCCCTACTCCACGGCTTCCCTACACGGCCACCTCCACCAGGCCACGCCGGAGCCCTGGCATCCCACCCACCCGCACCACCACCCCCCGTACTCGCTCGGGGGCGCCATTGGCACGCAGGGCTCGGCGTATCCCCGGCCCTCCGTGCATGACATGTATGGGACGCATTTCGACCCGCGCTACGGATCGCTGCTGGTCCCCTCGGTGCGGCCGCACAGGCTGCCCCCCACCACGGTGTCCGCCCCTGGACCCTCGCCCTGTGACATTGGCAAGAGTGAGCCGGCCAGTTCTGCGTGGACTGGAGCCTTCGCGGGGACGGGCTCCGAAATGGGCCAGGGCCTCAGCCTGAATGTGGACGCAG cCTCAAAGCTCTCAGCCCCTCCAAAGCAGACACATGtccaaaaagaaacaaaaagaacAAGCACTTCTTTTGAGGACACATGA
- the vgll2a gene encoding transcription cofactor vestigial-like protein 2a isoform X1 yields the protein MSCLDVMYQVYPPPQSYFTTYSPYHHQKLAFYSKMQEAQETMSGGSFSNLSAPTIKEEDCAREKDHPPEAEYINSRCVLFTYFQGDISSVVDEHFSRALSQASNYAPSPASNKSARSGASSWKDGSFPMSQRSFPPSFWNSTYQPSVTASLSSALGASHAELPFPGDPYSTASLHGHLHQATPEPWHPTHPHHHPPYSLGGAIGTQGSAYPRPSVHDMYGTHFDPRYGSLLVPSVRPHRLPPTTVSAPGPSPCDIGKSEPASSAWTGAFAGTGSEMGQGLSLNVDAASKLSAPPKQTHVQKETKRTSTSFEDT from the exons ATGAGCTGCTTGGATGTAATGTACCAAGTGTACCCGCCACCTCAGTCCTACTTTACAACTTACAGCCCCTACCACCATCAG AAACTGGCATTTTATTCGAAAATGCAAGAAGCGCAAGAAACGATGAGCGGAGGTTCTTTCTCCAACCTGTCCGCCCCAACGATAAAGGAGGAAGACTGCGCGCGCGAGAAGGACCATCCGCCCGAGGCCGAGTACATCAATTCGAGATGTGTTCTCTTCACCTACTTTCAGGGAGACATCAGTTCTGTGGTGGATGAACATTTCAGTCGGGCTCTGAGCCAAGCCAGCAACTACGCCCCGAGTCCCGCCAGCAACAAGTCTGCACGGAGCGGCGCATCTTCCTGGAAAG aCGGATCATTCCCAATGAGCCAGAGAAGTTTTCCTCCTTCGTTCTGGAACAGTACGTACCAGCCGTCGGTCACGGCGTCTCTGAGCAGCGCTCTCGGGGCGTCCCACGCTGAGCTCCCCTTCCCGGGCGATCCCTACTCCACGGCTTCCCTACACGGCCACCTCCACCAGGCCACGCCGGAGCCCTGGCATCCCACCCACCCGCACCACCACCCCCCGTACTCGCTCGGGGGCGCCATTGGCACGCAGGGCTCGGCGTATCCCCGGCCCTCCGTGCATGACATGTATGGGACGCATTTCGACCCGCGCTACGGATCGCTGCTGGTCCCCTCGGTGCGGCCGCACAGGCTGCCCCCCACCACGGTGTCCGCCCCTGGACCCTCGCCCTGTGACATTGGCAAGAGTGAGCCGGCCAGTTCTGCGTGGACTGGAGCCTTCGCGGGGACGGGCTCCGAAATGGGCCAGGGCCTCAGCCTGAATGTGGACGCAG cCTCAAAGCTCTCAGCCCCTCCAAAGCAGACACATGtccaaaaagaaacaaaaagaacAAGCACTTCTTTTGAGGACACATGA
- the vgll2a gene encoding transcription cofactor vestigial-like protein 2a isoform X2 has protein sequence MSCLDVMYQVYPPPQSYFTTYSPYHHQKLAFYSKMQEAQETMSGGSFSNLSAPTIKEEDCAREKDHPPEAEYINSRCVLFTYFQGDISSVVDEHFSRALSQASNYAPSPASNKSARSGASSWKDGSFPMSQRSFPPSFWNSTYQPSVTASLSSALGASHAELPFPGDPYSTASLHGHLHQATPEPWHPTHPHHHPPYSLGGAIGTQGSAYPRPSVHDMYGTHFDPRYGSLLVPSVRPHRLPPTTVSAPGPSPCDIGKSEPASSAWTGAFAGTGSEMGQGLSLNVDAGLQSQDKSKDLYWF, from the exons ATGAGCTGCTTGGATGTAATGTACCAAGTGTACCCGCCACCTCAGTCCTACTTTACAACTTACAGCCCCTACCACCATCAG AAACTGGCATTTTATTCGAAAATGCAAGAAGCGCAAGAAACGATGAGCGGAGGTTCTTTCTCCAACCTGTCCGCCCCAACGATAAAGGAGGAAGACTGCGCGCGCGAGAAGGACCATCCGCCCGAGGCCGAGTACATCAATTCGAGATGTGTTCTCTTCACCTACTTTCAGGGAGACATCAGTTCTGTGGTGGATGAACATTTCAGTCGGGCTCTGAGCCAAGCCAGCAACTACGCCCCGAGTCCCGCCAGCAACAAGTCTGCACGGAGCGGCGCATCTTCCTGGAAAG aCGGATCATTCCCAATGAGCCAGAGAAGTTTTCCTCCTTCGTTCTGGAACAGTACGTACCAGCCGTCGGTCACGGCGTCTCTGAGCAGCGCTCTCGGGGCGTCCCACGCTGAGCTCCCCTTCCCGGGCGATCCCTACTCCACGGCTTCCCTACACGGCCACCTCCACCAGGCCACGCCGGAGCCCTGGCATCCCACCCACCCGCACCACCACCCCCCGTACTCGCTCGGGGGCGCCATTGGCACGCAGGGCTCGGCGTATCCCCGGCCCTCCGTGCATGACATGTATGGGACGCATTTCGACCCGCGCTACGGATCGCTGCTGGTCCCCTCGGTGCGGCCGCACAGGCTGCCCCCCACCACGGTGTCCGCCCCTGGACCCTCGCCCTGTGACATTGGCAAGAGTGAGCCGGCCAGTTCTGCGTGGACTGGAGCCTTCGCGGGGACGGGCTCCGAAATGGGCCAGGGCCTCAGCCTGAATGTGGACGCAG gTCTGCAGAGCCAGGATAAGAGCAAGGACTTATACTGGTTTTAG